One segment of Clostridium ljungdahlii DSM 13528 DNA contains the following:
- a CDS encoding homoserine dehydrogenase: MANIAMLGYGVVGSGVAELISRNRYKFKDELDEELVISKILVRNVDKHLNNKNRGLLTENIEDIFNEKVDIIVEAMGGLNPSYEYIKRALNMKKHVVTANKDLMAERGYELLQLAKKNGVTIHFEASVGGGIPILKSMNECLVGNEIKSIKSILNGTTNFILSKMSHNGMSYEEALKLAQEMGFAEANPESDVKGYDAARKLSILSTIAYNRRVDWKNINIEGITQIDSDDFRYAKMQKCSIKLLGISKVSEDDIYATVMPVMVKQDSMLGKIENEYNAILVEGDAVGDVMFSGKGAGMFPTASAVFADIADIVENKREKTITFSSEKASINKSWNLKSKWLLRIKTQNRVEIIESISSSFKSCYILSNSVSGNKEEVVAFVNADNEDLIDEYIEKVKSEKNVQSVKKLLVLDK; encoded by the coding sequence ATGGCAAATATAGCAATGCTTGGATATGGAGTAGTAGGAAGTGGAGTAGCTGAACTTATATCTAGAAATAGATATAAATTTAAAGATGAACTAGATGAGGAATTGGTAATATCAAAAATTTTGGTTAGAAATGTAGATAAACACTTAAACAATAAAAATAGGGGGCTTTTAACAGAAAATATAGAGGATATATTCAATGAAAAGGTGGACATCATAGTGGAAGCTATGGGGGGGCTAAATCCATCTTATGAATATATAAAAAGAGCTTTAAATATGAAAAAACATGTAGTTACAGCTAACAAGGATTTGATGGCAGAAAGAGGATATGAGCTTTTGCAGTTAGCTAAAAAAAATGGAGTTACCATTCATTTTGAGGCAAGTGTTGGAGGGGGAATACCTATATTGAAATCAATGAATGAATGTCTTGTGGGAAATGAAATAAAGAGTATCAAATCTATATTAAATGGTACTACAAATTTTATATTGTCAAAAATGAGTCATAATGGTATGAGTTATGAAGAAGCTTTAAAACTTGCTCAGGAAATGGGTTTTGCAGAAGCAAATCCAGAATCAGATGTTAAAGGATATGATGCAGCTAGAAAGCTTTCAATTTTATCTACTATTGCATATAACAGAAGAGTGGATTGGAAGAATATAAATATAGAAGGAATTACACAAATTGATAGCGATGATTTCAGATATGCCAAAATGCAAAAGTGCAGTATAAAACTTCTTGGAATCAGTAAGGTATCTGAAGATGATATATATGCAACTGTTATGCCAGTTATGGTAAAACAAGATTCTATGCTCGGGAAAATTGAGAATGAATACAATGCTATTTTAGTAGAAGGAGATGCAGTAGGAGACGTGATGTTTTCAGGAAAAGGAGCAGGTATGTTTCCTACAGCTAGTGCAGTTTTTGCAGATATAGCAGATATAGTTGAAAATAAAAGAGAAAAAACTATTACTTTTAGTAGTGAAAAGGCTAGTATAAATAAGAGCTGGAATTTAAAAAGTAAATGGCTTTTAAGAATTAAAACACAAAATAGAGTAGAAATTATAGAAAGTATATCTTCAAGTTTTAAAAGCTGTTATATTTTGTCTAATAGTGTTTCTGGAAATAAGGAAGAAGTTGTAGCTTTTGTAAATGCAGATAACGAAGATTTAATAGATGAATATATTGAAAAAGTAAAAAGTGAAAAAAATGTGCAGTCTGTGAAGAAGTTATTGGTTTTAGACAAATAA
- the thrB gene encoding homoserine kinase encodes MTKVKVRVPATTANMGPGFDTLGMALKLYNEIEVEEITGKTEIYNGGLKLEEDFRENLIYQSIVSAMNEQGYSYNGFKINVLKCDIPMSRGLGSSSACIVGGITAANAIMENKMDMEDVIDLATKIEGHPDNVVPAALGGMVISIKVGEDIKHSKVNVPDKLKFVAMIPSFKVNTALSREVLPKSYLKEDCIFNTSRSAMLISALYNNEFDKLRICFEDKIHQPYRKSLIRNFDDVFKKSKDLGSIGEFISGSGSTLMAVVDKNAEKFVSSMKNFLSELEDTWKVILLDPDLQGARVLN; translated from the coding sequence ATGACTAAAGTCAAAGTTAGGGTGCCGGCGACTACAGCAAATATGGGACCGGGATTTGATACTTTAGGTATGGCACTCAAATTATACAATGAAATTGAAGTTGAAGAAATAACTGGAAAAACTGAAATATATAATGGTGGATTAAAGTTAGAAGAGGATTTTAGGGAAAATCTTATATACCAAAGCATAGTGAGTGCTATGAATGAACAAGGATATTCTTATAATGGATTTAAAATAAATGTGCTTAAATGTGATATACCTATGTCAAGAGGGCTTGGAAGTAGTTCTGCATGTATAGTAGGTGGTATAACAGCTGCAAATGCAATTATGGAAAATAAAATGGATATGGAAGATGTAATTGATTTGGCTACGAAAATAGAGGGACATCCTGATAATGTTGTACCTGCAGCACTTGGAGGAATGGTAATATCTATAAAAGTGGGCGAGGATATAAAACATTCAAAGGTAAATGTACCAGATAAGTTAAAATTTGTTGCTATGATACCATCTTTTAAGGTTAACACAGCTCTTTCTAGGGAAGTTCTACCTAAATCTTATTTAAAAGAGGACTGTATATTTAACACTTCTAGGTCTGCTATGCTTATAAGTGCTCTTTATAACAATGAATTTGACAAACTTAGAATATGTTTTGAAGATAAAATCCATCAACCTTATAGAAAAAGTTTAATAAGAAATTTTGATGATGTTTTTAAAAAATCCAAAGACTTAGGATCTATAGGAGAATTTATAAGTGGTTCAGGATCTACACTTATGGCAGTAGTGGATAAAAATGCAGAGAAATTTGTAAGTTCCATGAAAAATTTCTTAAGTGAACTAGAAGATACTTGGAAGGTTATTTTACTTGATCCAGATTTACAGGGAGCTAGAGTTTTAAATTAG
- a CDS encoding GNAT family N-acetyltransferase, with protein MLDVKIEYKDIKISNVQEKDLVSIQKLMNRKDFLEGETNLEDLRERFLESYISQCEFFLKIEKGSILIGILKGRIEFKNENELWIWYFYLSEVYKNTSLGGILIKEIIEYFSREYDVTEFFARTIKNEIENMNIWKSAGYKAIRIVKNFYDIDGKHMDMIIMKKI; from the coding sequence ATGCTGGATGTTAAAATAGAATATAAAGATATAAAAATCTCTAATGTGCAAGAAAAAGATTTAGTGTCCATACAAAAATTGATGAATAGGAAGGATTTCCTAGAGGGAGAAACAAATTTAGAAGATCTAAGAGAGAGATTTTTGGAGAGCTATATAAGTCAGTGTGAGTTCTTTTTAAAAATAGAAAAGGGCAGTATTTTAATAGGAATATTAAAGGGGAGAATTGAGTTTAAAAATGAAAATGAACTTTGGATATGGTATTTTTATCTATCTGAAGTATATAAAAATACAAGTTTAGGGGGCATTTTAATAAAAGAAATAATAGAGTATTTTTCTAGAGAATATGATGTGACTGAATTTTTTGCTAGAACAATTAAAAATGAAATTGAAAACATGAATATCTGGAAAAGTGCTGGGTATAAAGCTATTAGAATAGTAAAGAATTTCTATGACATAGATGGAAAGCACATGGACATGATAATTATGAAAAAAATTTAA
- a CDS encoding DUF4321 domain-containing protein, whose product MRGAEKGKSFLWFLIILGAICGSLIGDAIGNNFSFLNFFKNSYSVGMTEPVILNLKVVVLTLGAKFSINIMTIIGIIVAIILYRRY is encoded by the coding sequence GTGAGAGGGGCTGAAAAAGGTAAGAGCTTTTTATGGTTTCTTATAATTTTAGGAGCTATATGTGGAAGTCTTATAGGAGATGCTATTGGAAATAATTTTAGTTTTCTAAACTTTTTTAAAAATTCTTATTCTGTAGGGATGACTGAACCAGTTATATTAAATCTTAAGGTTGTAGTATTGACTTTAGGAGCAAAGTTTAGTATAAACATTATGACTATAATTGGTATAATTGTGGCTATAATACTATATAGAAGATATTAG
- a CDS encoding Maf-like protein → MEIVLASASSRRKELLKRLTGNFEVMVSDFDENSVEFNGNCGSYVMELAEGKAKNVCSKLKDSSSIIIGCDTIVFFKEKVLGKPRSIEEGFHMLKSLSGNEHKVYSGIAIIDKSSNKIIKDFVCTRVIFSKIDDKRIREYLKTGEYKDKAGAYGIQGHGGVFVREIHGCYYNVVGLPLNKLYNMLSEMGLNL, encoded by the coding sequence ATGGAGATTGTATTGGCTTCGGCTTCCAGTAGGCGAAAGGAACTTTTAAAGAGATTAACAGGAAATTTTGAAGTTATGGTAAGTGATTTTGATGAAAATTCTGTTGAATTTAATGGAAATTGTGGTTCTTATGTTATGGAGCTAGCTGAAGGTAAAGCTAAAAATGTGTGCTCAAAGTTGAAAGACAGTAGTTCTATAATAATAGGATGTGATACAATAGTATTTTTTAAAGAAAAGGTACTTGGAAAACCACGTAGTATAGAGGAAGGTTTTCATATGCTGAAATCCTTAAGCGGAAATGAGCATAAGGTATATTCAGGCATAGCAATTATAGATAAATCCTCAAATAAAATAATTAAGGACTTTGTGTGTACTCGTGTAATATTTTCTAAAATAGACGATAAACGCATAAGGGAGTATTTAAAAACAGGAGAATATAAGGATAAAGCAGGTGCCTATGGCATTCAAGGTCATGGAGGAGTTTTTGTAAGAGAAATCCATGGATGTTATTATAATGTAGTAGGATTACCTTTAAATAAGTTGTATAATATGTTAAGTGAGATGGGGTTAAATCTATAA
- the radC gene encoding RadC family protein, which produces MNELVKIMDLPQNERPRERLFRYGPEVLSNSELLAIILGSGTKKENIISLSSRIIKDNGGLNGIFNSNLEDLMNIRGIGKAKSAKIFAVVELAKRFKSYRDGDDYKICNPGDAAMLVMEEMKGLKQEYFKVIMLNTKNIVIGIRDVFIGSLNSALVHPREVFYYAIKKNSASIIVCHNHPSGDPSPSNEDINITHRLKECGELLGIQLLDHLIIGNEIYVSLKQKGICGY; this is translated from the coding sequence ATGAATGAATTAGTAAAAATTATGGATTTACCACAAAATGAAAGACCTAGGGAGAGGTTATTCAGATATGGACCAGAAGTTCTTTCTAATTCAGAACTTTTGGCAATAATACTTGGTTCAGGTACAAAAAAAGAAAATATAATATCTTTAAGCAGCAGGATTATAAAAGACAATGGAGGACTAAATGGAATTTTTAATTCTAATTTAGAAGATCTTATGAATATTAGGGGCATTGGAAAGGCAAAATCTGCTAAAATATTTGCTGTGGTGGAATTGGCAAAGAGATTCAAATCCTATAGGGATGGTGATGATTATAAGATATGCAATCCAGGAGATGCAGCAATGCTTGTCATGGAAGAAATGAAGGGATTGAAGCAGGAATATTTTAAAGTTATTATGTTGAATACAAAAAATATAGTTATAGGCATTAGAGATGTATTTATAGGAAGTTTAAATTCTGCACTGGTACATCCAAGGGAAGTATTTTACTATGCTATAAAGAAAAATAGTGCATCTATAATTGTGTGCCATAACCATCCTTCGGGAGATCCATCACCTAGTAATGAGGATATAAATATAACACATAGATTAAAAGAATGCGGTGAACTTTTAGGCATACAGCTATTAGATCATCTTATAATAGGAAACGAAATATATGTTAGTTTAAAACAAAAAGGAATTTGTGGATATTGA
- a CDS encoding rod shape-determining protein, giving the protein MGFFGMSRDMGIDLGTANTLIYVKGKGIVLREPSVVAINNDVKKVMAIGNEAKDMIGRTPGNIVAIRPLKDGVIADFDVTHTMLRKFIEKVSPKSAFTSPRIFVCFPSGVTEVEKRAIEEATKHAGARDVLLMEEPMAAAIGAGLPVNEPTGSMIVDIGGGTTEVAIISLGGIVTSKSLRIAGDELDQAIIGYIKKEYNLMIGERTAENVKIELGSAFDIGEENSMEIRGRDLISGLPKVINITEGEIREALKEPVAAIIDAIKTTLEKTPPELASDIMDKGIMLAGGGAMLRGLDQLINQETHMPVHIAEAPLDCVALGAGKALDTIDKIVASRK; this is encoded by the coding sequence ATGGGATTTTTTGGAATGTCAAGAGATATGGGAATTGATTTAGGAACAGCTAATACACTCATATATGTTAAAGGAAAGGGAATAGTACTTAGAGAGCCTTCTGTAGTTGCTATAAATAATGATGTAAAGAAGGTAATGGCAATAGGTAATGAAGCAAAAGATATGATAGGAAGAACTCCTGGTAATATTGTGGCTATAAGACCGCTAAAAGATGGCGTTATTGCTGATTTTGATGTTACTCATACTATGCTTAGAAAATTTATAGAAAAAGTAAGTCCTAAGTCAGCATTTACTAGTCCTAGGATATTTGTATGCTTTCCATCTGGAGTTACTGAAGTTGAAAAAAGGGCAATAGAAGAGGCAACAAAGCATGCAGGAGCAAGGGACGTGCTTTTAATGGAGGAACCTATGGCAGCTGCTATTGGTGCAGGACTTCCAGTAAATGAACCAACAGGAAGTATGATTGTAGATATAGGTGGAGGTACTACAGAAGTAGCTATAATATCACTTGGAGGAATTGTTACAAGCAAATCTTTAAGAATTGCTGGTGATGAGTTGGATCAGGCTATAATAGGCTACATAAAGAAGGAATACAATTTAATGATAGGTGAAAGAACTGCGGAAAATGTAAAAATTGAATTAGGTTCAGCTTTTGATATAGGTGAAGAAAATTCCATGGAGATAAGAGGAAGAGACTTAATATCAGGGCTACCTAAGGTTATAAATATAACAGAAGGTGAAATAAGAGAAGCTCTTAAGGAACCTGTAGCAGCAATAATTGATGCTATAAAAACTACCCTTGAAAAGACACCACCAGAACTTGCATCAGATATAATGGACAAAGGAATTATGCTTGCAGGTGGTGGAGCTATGCTTAGAGGATTGGATCAGTTGATAAATCAAGAAACACATATGCCTGTTCATATAGCTGAAGCACCTCTTGATTGTGTTGCACTAGGTGCTGGAAAAGCTCTTGATACTATTGATAAAATAGTAGCTAGTAGAAAATAG